The Siniperca chuatsi isolate FFG_IHB_CAS linkage group LG17, ASM2008510v1, whole genome shotgun sequence genomic sequence AAgattataactttaatgaatattCCAATGTCTAAATAGCAAAACTGGCACATTTTGGCTTAAACTAAACTGttcaaacttaaagaaaaagaaaaagaaaccctATTTTTGTCAGTATTGTTCCTTTTCAACGTATCTGGTAAATGTTATACATATGGACACAGATGCTGCTAATTAATGTTTATATAATGAAATGCTAATTACGTAATGATCTACTGCTCCAGGGTAAGGAAGAGATGCTGACCAGCATCCCGTTCGCTCGGCCCCAGGACTCAGGGCCATCTGTTGCCATAGTGACCAAAGTCAACCGCATCCAGGACCAGCTGGTGAAGAAGAATGACGTTGAACTGCACATGCACCTCAACCGGCTGGAGATCGCCCCGCAAATCTATGGCATGTCAGTATTTACACCTTTAGATCAGTGTGTCTGACTTTTCTTGACCCTCAGCCTTACACAATTACCGTtaccctgtctctctgtctgtcctgcagCCGATGGGTACGCCTGCTGTTCGGCCGTGAGTTTCCGCTCCAGGACCTGCTGGTGGTGTGGGACGCCCTGTTTGGTGACAGCATCACTCTGGACCTGGTGGACTACATCTTTGTGGCCATGCTGCTCTACATCCGAGACGCTCGTACGCTCCATTTATTActgaaataatccaataatgccatttgttgtctttgttgcaTGTAATTTCATAAGAAACACTTAACTGGAAGAATGTGATTTACTCCACCTCATTTAATTAGATGGAGTCATATTGCTTTAAATAGAATACAGTAGATCTTTGCTGCCATACATACTAGCAGGGTGAGGGTTTTTAAGCTCTAATGTCGGCAAACATCGTCCCTACTTAAGTGTCTTTTAGTAAGACATTGATTCCCTGCTGCTGTAGAATGGATGCCAAGGAACCAAATGCATATGAATACAGCATTTCAGAAGACTTTTCAATCAATCTGCACTTTCAACTTCATGTCCAGGCATACTTTTGAGAGGAAAACTTAAATACAAGGGTTTAAGTTGcaaacactgaacacaaaagACAATGATATTGTTGATCAGTAGCACTGTAGAGCTGTTACAGCTAAGTGTCCTTGGAACGAAGACAAAGCTGTTCATCAGAGAGGTGCTTTTCTGAAAGGCACTCTGAAGCAATCCAGGAAGAGGAAATGCAAGGATTGATGCGAACActtacagaaaataatttttgacACACTTGATTGAAGTGAGATGCAGCTGTGTGTAGGACCAGTTGCTCAGTGCTTGCCAAGTTTTGTGGTATGTCagctttttttttccatttgaaacTATTTGTGAAAGCATGTGTAATCATGTTTTAGGAACTCAAGAGTGCAATCTCTAATACATGAGTTGAATAGCCAGCTCAGTGTTTGAGAGGGAGGACTGGCCCACATTGGAAAGGTCTCAGGTTTAATCCTAATTATAAAGTGTCCATTTAGTGTGTTTAAGCAAGGCACAGAGTgctctcagatttttttttttaaataaccagGAGATGCTGGCTAATTCTGAAATTTGTCACAATTTGAATCAGTGCAAATGTAAGATACTATGTTTGAATGGATTCTGAGATTAGATATCTAATCAGTGCACAGCATCACTAATACTGCATttgttgttctgtctgtttcagtcaTTGCTAGTAACTTCCAGACCTGCCTGGGCCTGTTAATGCATTACCCTCCATTAGGAGACATCAACTCTCTGCTGCAAAAGGCTCTTTTCCTCCGAGATCCCAAAGTAAGCCACACAGTTAGCGTAATTAATTggaaaattattatatatattgatttTGTTTCCAAGATCAACAGCTTTACTGGTAGTGTTTGTGTTACTCTTCAGTTTCCTTTGAAAGTCCCAGTGTGGTTTATTAAGCACTTTTATTACTCCTGACCGGGCACAAGTTTAAATggagaagagaaagggagaaatgttatttataaaatgaaaatgttttcctgGAGCTTTAAATTTTGGCTGACTGTGCctattctttcttcttttattcaGTACTTATAGCAGAGGAGGTACTGTGCTAACAGAATAATTTACCTTGTTTTCTGCAGAGGTAGGAGAAGATTTGCAGAAGTGAAATACAAAGCACTGGGCTGAAATCCTCGAACAACAGTCGTAtagcaaaaaccaaaacaaaaagttaaaattggCAGCAAATGTTTCAGTTCCTCACACTTCAGTAGTTAGTAGTATGTTGGTGATTTTTATGGcacttacagtaaatacattaaGTGCAGGTGGAGTCAATGAACCAGTTCATAAGAAAGAGGAAGTTGCACAGATATATACACGTTAATATTTACATGTAACGAGAAGGGCTCTATACACCCTATATAACACATGAATAAAGCTTTTTAAATCTTGTTAAACCCCGCAACATTTGAATAATATTAGAAATCAAGTGGGGGACAGTCACAGATCACTAATACTGCTTGACTGTTTTAACTGTAATGTCTCACGAATAGGAAGCACACAGTGATCAGAAAATGAGAAGTGACGAATTCTGCAAGATGACTTTGAAACATCACAGCTCACTAGGAAAACACAGCTACTTAAAGAAATGTTCTCTCAAGATACATGGTTATATATCTAGAGGGAACCAGACAGTCCTCAAAATATAAATCCATTTACACTCTTGACCTGAGGTTGTCTATCAACATGTGTCAGTGCTACAAAAGGTCTGTTCATCTGCAGTGTCTTGTAGAGTAGTGTTTATACCCCTAGAATATACAATATGGGCTGGAGTTTATTCAATACCAAACTtgatttaggcacaaaaaagACTAAAGGTGGTGTCAGAATAAGATTTATTTTGAATCAAGgtttacatatactgtaggGTTGGATCAAGCCAGCTAGAAGGATTACTTCTTGCCACAAATTGCATATACAATTCCGTGGCTTCATGGCCCAATGTTAAGCAGTTTAGTTCCTATAAATGTTATTACCTAATTGTAGTAGCTACTTCCTATTACAATACAGTGTATTCCAttattcgtccaggagtgttctatcgtagaaaaagtttcagtcgtagtcatctggacactgtttccagaatcaagacgtttcggctcccatccggaagtcattctcaatggtgaaaaatggtccgggaactcagaaatgtcCTATTACAATGATGATGTTATTATTTGTAATGTTAGACCGTTAAGACTGCAAGACAGTGAGAGTGAAAACAAGACTAGGTGACACCTTGAGAACTTCCGCTACCTTagttaatgtgaaaatgtgctaAATTGCTAAGtacaaaaatatgtattcaGGATGTAGCAGTGTAAATGAGGATTGTAGTTTTAGCATGTTTTTCCTCCTGCCACACACTTGTTTCattgtttctctctctatcagtctcacacacacacacacacacacacacacacacacacacacacacacactaaatcaGAGGCcttgttttctgtcactctctATTTCTCCTCACACACAAAAGGATCATAAGCTTCCCTTTAcctttgatgtgtgtgtatattaaatCTCTCATTACCGGTTCTTTGACCTTAGCTGACACCTCACTGTCCCGGTAATAACCATCTTCTGTTCCTCCTCTAAACTCACTGACCCATACACTCAACCACAACAATTCACCACACTCCTGGGATGAAAATCCAGGAAGGTGCTGATCCAACGTGACAGTGTTTTCCCCAGGTGAACGACCATGTCACACCACGTCCGCATCACAGTTAgacctgggggggggggcatcatCCCTAATAACGTGGGGGGGTTGCAGGAACAAGGCTTATTGCTCATATGTACTGACTCAGAAACATCAAGGCACACGTATTTGCTTGTTTACGTAGTCATGCATGCATTCACAGTAACAGAAATGCACAGGTTTTAGGTTGACGTGTGTTTATCACGCAcaccagagacattttttcTGACTTGTACATTTGCTATCACAAAAATAGTTTATTCTGTCCCTCCTTCTGTAGAACAACCCACGACCTGTCAACTACCAGTTCCAGCAGAACCTGGATTATTACAAAACAAGGGGGGCTGACCTGATGAACAAGAcacggtaaaaaaaaaaaaaaacacacacacaactattcTTCTGTAcccttttttaaattgtccaCTTTTATCTTTTGGGTGGAGCTTCACTTTGGGTAACACTCATCCCCTTGTAGGCTTTTATAGTGGcttcacagagagcagaggttgTAGTTTGCTTGAATTCGCAGCAGTTACAACAGATTTCAATATTCATCACTTTACATGTTgaaaaaagtaccaaaatgTGCATAGAAAATTCTAAAAACActtcatcatccatccattatGTTCCAAACAGGCATTGACTGCCTTATGAATCTGCCTTGAGCttgtttatttgtatgaatTCCTGTCTCCCAGGAATGTCACTCTTCTTCTGTGTCAATAAAGAGACCACCATTCTATAGGTACTTAGGTCTTTCACTGCTGTATGAAAATCCAAAAACAGAGACTTGAAATTTGCATGAGATTGGCagtccatcacagtgaacactTTGATATTTATGTCAGTTATGTTATTGTGCATGGCAACTCAGCTGCAAGTAGGAACAGCTTTGAAAACTGGTCCTGTTAGCACATACAAGAACTGAATTCCATGACATTCAAGACTTGAGAGTGCCAGTAACAAGCAGAAGTGATCAATTTCACATTACTTTTTTTACGGtgtccatatttgttttttgttttaacatctGAGATTGATTTTCTGATAGCAGAGCTCAAGAATCCTATACTTTAGGACAGCCAACTCTCAAATCTCACTCGTTGAAGAGTCTATTGTAATTTTGTTACCATACAACTTTGTCCAAAAAATAAAGGGGTTGAATTGTTCCCTGTGATGGAAACTACTCATGTAAGTTTCAGGTCTCTGCAAGTTGACCTTCATTctgtacagaaataaaatggaaactGCTGGCTGTCTAAGGTAAGATAGGAAATAAATCTTCAACACAAGGGTGGTTTGGAAAAAGATGAACATTCCACCATTTTTAGATAATGGTATGGTATTGTTCTGTCTGTCGGCTTTTGTTGTTCCTTATTCACCTCAACGTACTTTTGTCTTTCTAGCTCTGGTTCCACTACAAAAAATGCCCCCCTCAACATCAACAAGGTCTCCAGCAGCCTGCTGAGCTTCGGCAGGAAGCTCATTGCTCCGGCCATATCGGGCGGGTCCAGCGGCGTCTCGCCAATCAACAGCGAGGTacactcctcctcttcctcctcctcctcgtcaaCTTTGCACGCATCGGCGCCTGCGCCTGCCCTGCCTCACCCACTGGCTGAGCCCCCATCGGGCCAGGCCCCACCACAAACCCAGGGCCCCGCCCAGACTCAGCACTACCGCCTGCTCAAGTCGGAGAGCATGCCTGTCCACCTCAGCAAAGGTGagcagcaggacacacacaaaggaaaacTGCTCCAGATTTGTTCCAGCACAGACGATGCATCCTACTTACCAGCGActaatttgtgcatttttgttgGCTGTTATGTAACTGATCAATTAGCTGCATGTACAGATTTACACCAGTACACACTATCTGAATATATGCAAACATTGGTTTGTAGATGTGGCAGCATCAGCTTTGACTCTCCTGTCTGTTAGATGTAGTTTCAGGTGGAGTGTCTCAGGTCTCTCTCCCAGCCCAGACTCTCACTGACACACAAGGTAACTGCTACCATGGCAACCGCTTgtgtgacccccccccccgtccATACTTACGTCAGTGCCgttgcatgtgtgcacacaaagTTTGTCATTCACTGTTTGGTCATCTGTTCCTACTGCTTAATTAGATGCTAGTTAGGTACATATTACAGTAAATGGACATTAGTGTCCAGAGCATGTAACAGTACATTTTTACCAGCAGAGGGAGATCACAGCTCGCCACATCAGTGGAAATTTAACTGATAGCATGAACATCATGGATGTGTTGTGGCATCTGCTGTCAGATTGTTTTGAACATGTGCTCAGGagcttgttgtgtgtgtgtgtgctttgttgcTAAGTCACAGTGGCTGtaaattttgttgttgtgtgtcatgtatttctgtattaatCAGAGCGTCTGCTGCCGCTTTGTTTGTTGGACCTTATTTAATTTTTAGGTGGTACACTGCTTACCCATTTTTTGAATTAAAGActgatttttaaattaaagtgatcacaaaacaaaaactgtaattgtaaaagcaggagacaaaaaaaagtgtgatgGATTGACAGACAACATAAgtaaatggaaatacaaaatataaatttaaaaagttacatTAATGTTGCTattccattttaaaattcagttattaattcatcatttaaagaCAGAATAAGGACAGTTATTAAGTGGCAAATTGAATTAcctttttttactttgactttattaatgcataatttaaatgcatatttaattaatcattttatacttgcttttttatatttaacaattTCTTAATTATAATTTAAGTCTATAATTTTTGCACACTCAAGGCTTAATATTCTCATTATACCCTTCTACTTCTTAATTTGAAATAATATTGCTATTAGATACTAAAAGAATTTAACCATaacatttcattatttctttaaatatataGACATTTATAGCATTGTGCCTCTTATTGTAACCTTCCTAAACAGCATTATTATGTCACCAAAAAATCTAagtcaaggtccacttactaacttttttctagcttttaaccacatctcATCAGCAAAGGGCTACAAAAGCTAGTaggtggaccttgagttgaaaTGACTCTATCAGACATACTGATCCCAAGGTCAGGAATGAACGTCCATGCTCAAGCAGTATTATGCTGTTGTATGAGTACATATGGTTTAAGATCATATGTTTATATTTACGATTTTTTAAGTTGTGCACAttcttattatatttatattttgtcttctGTACTCcgcctctctttctgtccctttCTCAGGCCAAAGCTCCAGGACAGTCAGCTCCTCTCCCAGCATAGAAAGCCTCTCTGGTGGGCGGGGTCAGTCCACCGCCTCCCCGCCTCTTCCCCCCTCCAGAGGGAGTGACGTCAGCACTTCATCTCCGCCCCTGTCCGCCACCAAGAAAGAGTCTTTCTTCAACATCACTCGCTCTCGCTCCCACAGCAAGTCCATGGGCAAGAAAGAGATGGTGAGCTGCTCGACCTGCTGTCTGGTCTAGTaacctttatttttttcccgACTGTCtactgtctttgtgtctgtccttttctctgtttgtctcacTTTTTCATCTTCATTCACACTTTTAACCCTAATCCCTCCTCTGTGCGTTTGACAAGCTCCTTTTTATTCCCTACAGCTTTTATTGTCTTCTTCtgacttttctttgtgtgtttgtttgtgtttgtttgtgtttgtttgtgttcgtttgtgtgtgtttgtgtgcgtgcgaTCAACAGGAGGAGGACCTGGAAGCCCAGGTATCATTCCTCCAGGGCCAGATCAACGACCTGGAGGCCATGAGCAAATACTGTGCCAAGATGATGAACAGCCACATCTGTGAGTATACCAGCAACAGATGGTCAAATCTCCATGTCCATTTTCAGCATCTAAAACATTAGTCAGTTTATATGGAGGACcggaactgccaaaatcaaaaataaatgactcaataaataaattaatatgccattaaatgcaccaaaataatattaaaattaatttaggcataaaataatttataaaatgtgacacaaattgatatttctgttttaatttgctttgtttttatttacatttgtattaattcccaTATTTACTTTCccctttaattaatttatttatacattttttatgtatttattcatttatttattaattttttaacatgtattattttccctttacatttttcccccatttatttccccaaacttcttttttctgtatgtatttctgcttcattatgcaaatgagggggGCTGTGTATCATGGGGTTAACTTTTCAACTATTAGTTGATCGACATCAGAATGTATAGATCGACTATAAATACCTTGCTGCCACAGCGGTGGCTTCTGGCCACTGAGGGACAGTCGGCTCATAACTATCATACTGAGGAGATTTACAGCTCCGACCAGAACTCTGATCTGGATCATGATTTATGGAGGGAATATTTTCTGGTCTTTCcttctgatgtcctccggctgctctgctaTAACTTTCggtgatttttgttgtttgctgatgaatacaaatttaaataaatacagaagcatattaaaacagaaatatcaatttgtgtcacattttataaactatttaatgcctaaattaattttaatattctatggtgcatttaatggcattaatatatttattgagtcattaatttatttctttatttaattttgattttggcagttctAGTCCTCCATAAGTTCAAATACTAAAAATCTGAGCattgttccttttttaaaaaaaaaaaaaaaaaaaaaaaagacctcaTTATGATACAGATTGTGTCTGAAATAAGCTAACCCAGAATTGTAtttcttaaatatttatttctgttcaattatttatttttcacaaatcAAAGCTTTAATTTggtcattgtttaattttacttttgttcaCTTAACTATTATTCTGCTTATTATGTCTCCACAGGTAAAATCCAAGAAGTGATTCTCCAGGAACACCTGGAGAAAGAGGATGAGGTTCTGGTGTCACTGGCTGGACTCAAACAGGTTAGTCTGAGCATGCATGCTGAGTGCAAGTTTATATTTGtgatatgtttttgtaattaaactctcttttcatgtgtgtttgtctgtttctgtaacATTGATGTGTTGCCCTGGATCCTGTAAGATCAAAGACATCCTTAAGGGGTCGCTGCGCTTTAACCAAAGCCTGCTGGAGGCAGAGGAGAACGAGGAGATCACCATCGCTGACGATCACTACACCTCCAAAGCAGCTGCTGAAACTGCTCTGAATGCCAACAATCACCTCAGTGACCACCCACAACAAGGAAACAGCAGGCGGAACCGGGACTCTGATCTGGACGGGAGCGTGAGCACGgatgagaaagaagaagaggaggagcaggcgATGACCCCACCTGAGCAACAGGTTAATTGTCGATCAGTCCTCTTTTAGGCTGCTGGAATTAGAGCTTTGCACTGTCAGCACCTGTATTGGTATTAACTAAAACACCAGTTCAGAcaggatttttttgttgttcagtcTAATTGTTTGACCTTTTGATCAAGTATTTCATATCTTTAAATCCGATCATTTTCATGCCAACAAATTGTACCCTTTGTGCAAAAATGATCCAGTGTTTGTACCAGAATTGTATTCTTTGCAGGATTAAGCCATGTGACACTAAAGCTGTCCCATTAAGAATGAATCAAATCCATAATGATGCTGCATAATACAGcaactgtaaaatgaaaatatacatattCCCTGGTGTCGCAAGTGCTGTTGCATTTGAATACATTGAGCTTTAGGGCCAAGCAAGCAGCAGACAGTGGTTATACAGCACTGATTTATGTACACACCTTCTGCTACCGCTTCATCAGACTGCACTGGATTAAGTACTGTAGGGTAAATAATAAGGTAAGAGGCCAGCATCTTTTCTAACACAACTAAAAATGTCCCATTGACACTCCTCACCATGTTTTGTGTGCAGGTGGCGTCTTCCCTCGGCTCCGAGGGTAAGAACTGGGACGACTACATCCTTGTGTCCCAGGACGGAGACCTGCAGGCTGCcgaggggggaggaggaagtggaggaggaggaggaggaagggctGCAGTCGAGCACACCCCTCCGATCAGGCGAGGGCGCGGCTTGGTGCGAATGGAGCCTGAGGGCGCGGCCGGGACCTTCCATGACCCCCTGATGGCAGGCATCACCTCTGGCTCCTCCAGCCCAGACGAGGGCTCCACCCACAGCAAGGACTCTGACTTTACCATCGTCAACCCGAACGACCTTTGAACGAGCAAATCaccccctccttctcttcctcttatACCTGTTTCATATCCCATTCAGAGGATGTGATCCAAAAAAACTGACTTGGGATCAGAGGGTGGAATCTGTAGTTTTTGGTGGAGCACCACCGGAGCTACTGTCAGCTAAAAAATTGCACATGTGGACTGTGACGCTTCCAGTCACAAATACCTTATAGTCTGTCTCTTTACCTGTCATCTGTGCCACTTCAGTCCTGTCTGAGCTGATGCTATATGCTATCTCATCTACTTAATGCCTCCTCATTATGTTGGGTCCTGTCACTCATGATATTTAATTGTAGTGCCCTGCTCTACACAGAGAGGGCACCATTGAACTTCTTAACCTGTCACTACATGATTACTCTGAAGAGTTGGACCTTAAACTGCAATTTCTTCACAGGGCAGGACTCTCTCCTCCTGAGCTTACTGTCATGATTGGGAGTGTGATACTCTGTTTCTTCTGAATGTGGAGATCAGGCCATACCTCTGCCTGTGTTatgtctgtatgtttatgtCTTTACAGAGGAATCTCTCTTCTCTGAAACTCAAAGGAAAGGATGATGCCCTCCCGTCAGTTGTCGGGGGCAGCTTTCTCCCCCTCCTGAACCAGTGCCTCTGACCATTATTCTTCTCTCAACCAAACAAAACCTGACTCTGTGATCTTATTCTTTttgttagcttttttttttttaagaaaatatttttaacccttagacctttaaaaaaaaaaaaattattaaattatggAATAAgtctctttgttttccttttgtttttaaattgattcCAATGTGGACATTTTAATGTGGTAAttgacagttttcatttctGACATTACAACTGAGAAACCATGTAAAGCAGCGCACACAAAGAATGTCCTTCTAGCTGCCCTTTCAGAATAATTAACTCAAGACCAATAAACATCGCTCTTGCTACACACTGAAGTTATTGTGGTCTGTTTGGGAATGCTGTGCTGGCTTTTAAGACATTGATGTAAACTTGTATGTGATTGTACTACTACTCAGTTGGTATACAGCCCTTCTGTATTCCATTATTTCACAGATAATACCACTGTCAAAGAAATGTTTAAGGTGTTGAGGTTCATTTTTTACTCTGGACCTTGGGAACCGCATTTGAGAAAATCTTTCAACAAGGTCCAGTTAGTAgcagttctggagctttcagtcatattACATGGTCTTCACCAGCAGATGAGGTTTGCACAGCTGTCATGGAATTATAGATCTCAATTTCTTTTAAGGCTAACATGGACATAAACTTGAATGCTCAGAAACAACAGTCATTGTTGCTAGGGGCTCTGTGACACTGTATGtgggcacagtggtgctttgagttTACGCTAACATTAGTATGCAAACATgcccacaatgacaatgctaccaCGCTGATTTCCTacgttcaccatgttcaccatggtagtttagtgtgttagcatgctaacatttgctaattagcaatacaCCCATAGGCTTGCGGCTGttgggaatatcattagttttgcaggtatttaatcATAAACCAAATTTTGGACAgatttgaaattttgacctgatgatggcactagaggaaaagttattacaattcattctgaggggaCTATAAATGTCTAGCAAATGTCATGGAAACTATTGTCAAGAcattcacttaaaaccacaaatatgaaCCTCATGTTGGccttagaggaaaagtcaaacaATCATCAAAggcagtaggattcatcctctgggaaccatcaatgtctgtacaaactttcatgtcaatccatccaacacTTGTTGAGATATTGGACCAAAGTGGATTGACTgctaaaaatggaaatgtgagCATCTACTATGACAACTAGGAAAACTCCACCTGTTGATGAAGagcatgtgatatgatcaaaagctccagaccAGCTACAAAATGGACCTCATGGTGAAATTGCTCACCATGAAGTTATTACCTATAGGATAAGATGTGcagtaaaacatacaaatactTATCTATTCTATGACATGATCTTTTAACCCTTGTGAACACTGAAGCTAAATAGAAACTGATTAGAGGCTTTAATCCAGTGCATATTACCGCACCATAGGTCTGTTTCCCTTATACAGTAGAGGAGTGTCCCTAGCTGTCATCTCTGCACTCTGTAGAACTTGCTCCATGTGTCCGTACGAATGAATGCACATGAAAGAAAAACTCtcgcagcaacagacacatgaGCACCAGTGATTTTAAAAACTAGTTTATTTCCACCCCGACTGAAGGAAGATAATCATGAACTGAAACCTTTTACAAAGCTGAACAGGTCGAGCCTCATGTACTGCACCAATAACGTCTGGAATGTTTTCATTCAGGATCAATAACTTATGTAAAATATTCTTTACAGCAAAAGGATAGAATTACatattaaaatactgtacagtgttttgCACACAAAGTAAGCACTGTCAACTTAACAGTATTTGTTCTCTAGAGGCAGACATTTACGGATCTGGAGTTGATCATTATGGGTGGGTAACAGTGGTTTAATTAGCACAAGAGTTTcaggaaaatacaaaaatatagaatactgTATGCAAGACAACAATATTTAGAGGGTGAAGTGGCAAGACAAAGGACTTCAAGGTGACTGGATGAAAAGCCACAATCCAGGACTTACATATGCTTAATGGAAATAAGATGGAGCGTGACATAAAGGGGCTGCACTAGTCCAAGAGATATAATAGATATAATAACAGACCTAAAATATCTATAGACTCCTGCTTATCTCCCATTTAAATAATCAAGAAAGTGTGTTTCATTTATACATATCCAACAAACCCAATCTTGATTTGAAGCCTTACTTGATATTGCTAGACAGTAGCTTTGTGATGTACAAGCCGCTAACATGTGTAGGTGGCAGTTTTTCAAAAGTTTTCAAAAGGCTTTGAACATATTTTGGCTGAGCTTTGAGTCATTCCAGACTGTGCCAGAAAAATGACAACGTTTCCTCCCTCTTCAAGACACATTGCACATAAGAAGAGGTTAATAGACACTTGTTATATTTACAGCTCAATACAGTACAAACGGAACCTTGGCAAATCTAACATTCATCTCCCCAGTGTCATTTATCTTCTGTGTCCTCTCAGCAGTGCTTTGACGTCTGCAGCTCTCGAGCATTAACTGCGACAGGTGGGTGGACGGTGGCTGTACTTTAAAGACTTTTCTACTCATCAACTCTTCCATTCTTCtctcttaaaaacacaatactTGCTATAGCTCTCCCACAGCATTGCGAAAGTCTGCGACTAAGGCGTCATTAGAACACTTTTAACGAAATGAAAAGAGTTTGTCACAGCAGCTACGATGGCAATTTGGTCGCGTCCTTTTTCATTTGTTGGTCATTTGCTTGCTATGCCGAAGGTCCTCTGGCACCCGTGGTGGGTTTGTCATCCTGACCTCGTCGTGTTTGGGAGCGGACTCTACTCACTCCTAGACTCTCCTTGGTGAGGTTTCCAGTCAAAGCAGCATCGTGGACCTGCTTCATGTGCTCCTGGACTTCAGCTTTGGCGTGCTTCAGCAAGTCAGCCTGACcctgaaagaggaaaagggggaAATCAGGAGAGAAGTGAGGGAGTCCAGGGGAGCAAGGAGAGATGGGGACAGAGGGTAgaagtggagggagggaggttgAAAGAGAGCAAAAAATTAGCCACTAGCTAGAGGCCAAAACATGTTCTAATGGTCTAATCCTAAGGCTTCTGGCATTTGggtttttgtgcatttgtgttgcTGACCTTAAGG encodes the following:
- the tbc1d5 gene encoding TBC1 domain family member 5 isoform X1 — encoded protein: MQHPNFETRHPLQTDEQQETGFDPLYNFNKNRSRGSLDSSTYSQSQSTFLSYRKEWDDLFLNSNYLARIRQAGINGRLRSSRFRSVCWKLYLEALPEDKDQWINKTQELRAQYEKIKETHITNPRKAKGQQDLVVNNPLSQDEGSLWNKFFQDKELKGMIKQDVLRTFPEIRYFQDEDVRTKLTDILFCYARENEQLLYKQGMHELLAPIVFVLHCDHQAFQHASETASPSEEMKCLLNPVYLEHDAYAMFSQLMETAEPWFSSFEREVRKGKEEMLTSIPFARPQDSGPSVAIVTKVNRIQDQLVKKNDVELHMHLNRLEIAPQIYGIRWVRLLFGREFPLQDLLVVWDALFGDSITLDLVDYIFVAMLLYIRDALIASNFQTCLGLLMHYPPLGDINSLLQKALFLRDPKNNPRPVNYQFQQNLDYYKTRGADLMNKTRSGSTTKNAPLNINKVSSSLLSFGRKLIAPAISGGSSGVSPINSEVHSSSSSSSSSTLHASAPAPALPHPLAEPPSGQAPPQTQGPAQTQHYRLLKSESMPVHLSKDVVSGGVSQVSLPAQTLTDTQGQSSRTVSSSPSIESLSGGRGQSTASPPLPPSRGSDVSTSSPPLSATKKESFFNITRSRSHSKSMGKKEMEEDLEAQVSFLQGQINDLEAMSKYCAKMMNSHICKIQEVILQEHLEKEDEVLVSLAGLKQIKDILKGSLRFNQSLLEAEENEEITIADDHYTSKAAAETALNANNHLSDHPQQGNSRRNRDSDLDGSVSTDEKEEEEEQAMTPPEQQVASSLGSEGKNWDDYILVSQDGDLQAAEGGGGSGGGGGGRAAVEHTPPIRRGRGLVRMEPEGAAGTFHDPLMAGITSGSSSPDEGSTHSKDSDFTIVNPNDL
- the tbc1d5 gene encoding TBC1 domain family member 5 isoform X2, with product MQHPNFETRHPLQTDEQQETGFDPLYNFNKNRSRGSLDSSTYSQSQSTFLSYRKEWDDLFLNSNYLARIRQAGINGRLRSSRFRSVCWKLYLEALPEDKDQWINKTQELRAQYEKIKETHITNPRKAKGQQDLVVNNPLSQDEGSLWNKFFQDKELKGMIKQDVLRTFPEIRYFQDEDVRTKLTDILFCYARENEQLLYKQGMHELLAPIVFVLHCDHQAFQHASETASPSEEMKCLLNPVYLEHDAYAMFSQLMETAEPWFSSFEREVRKGKEEMLTSIPFARPQDSGPSVAIVTKVNRIQDQLVKKNDVELHMHLNRLEIAPQIYGIRWVRLLFGREFPLQDLLVVWDALFGDSITLDLVDYIFVAMLLYIRDALIASNFQTCLGLLMHYPPLGDINSLLQKALFLRDPKNNPRPVNYQFQQNLDYYKTRGADLMNKTRSGSTTKNAPLNINKVSSSLLSFGRKLIAPAISGGSSGVSPINSEVHSSSSSSSSSTLHASAPAPALPHPLAEPPSGQAPPQTQGPAQTQHYRLLKSESMPVHLSKGQSSRTVSSSPSIESLSGGRGQSTASPPLPPSRGSDVSTSSPPLSATKKESFFNITRSRSHSKSMGKKEMEEDLEAQVSFLQGQINDLEAMSKYCAKMMNSHICKIQEVILQEHLEKEDEVLVSLAGLKQIKDILKGSLRFNQSLLEAEENEEITIADDHYTSKAAAETALNANNHLSDHPQQGNSRRNRDSDLDGSVSTDEKEEEEEQAMTPPEQQVASSLGSEGKNWDDYILVSQDGDLQAAEGGGGSGGGGGGRAAVEHTPPIRRGRGLVRMEPEGAAGTFHDPLMAGITSGSSSPDEGSTHSKDSDFTIVNPNDL